The window GCTTTCAACTCGCTTGCAGATATTGTTCTCGAGTACAAAATCTTTCTTGCATGTTGGAACGGCAGGCACTTCCGTAACTATAACGCAACCCTTCTTGCCCGGCACGCCCTGCTGGCAGTCCACCACTGCGGGCATTGTATCTCGGCGGATACACatgccgtcttcttccttgtaTTCTTTCGACGGGCACGTTACGGCCGGTGGACGCGTAGCCTCCTTTACACAGTTGCCGCCCTGCAAAACAAACCCTCTGTCCTTGCACAGCGCTTCGAGTGGAACTTGGTCAAGCGCCACACACGATAGTTTCCCTTCCGTCACGAGTTGGTATCCAGCTGGGCAGCCTGAAAAGAGAATTCACAAACACCACCACTAGCTCATGTCCTGGGCACTTCTACCTGGATACAGCGAATCCTTGGTAGGCGGTCTGTATGAGCTGCGATTTATTCCGGGTTTTCTGCTTATACGTCTACGTGTCCACGTGCATATCATTATTGATTCTGCATTTCCAACAGCTGCAGTATACGCGGCAACACTCCCGCTCTCGAGCCGATAGAGGCCACGCACTTGGAACTGCTGGGTAGCGCGTTTCCTTGAAGCAGGCGCCCTTCTTCAGCATGTGCCCGTCGGGGCAAACCTGCTGAGGCTTGGTCACATTGTCCCTGATGCAAGCCTTCCCATCCGGTGAAATTACGTAGTTATCTGGACAGAAAGGCTCCGGTGGTCCAATTCTGGGAGCATAGCACTTCTTTCCGTCGCCTTGGGAGCCGTCAGGACATCTCGCAAAGGGCTTCAGCTCTTCCATGAAGACGCACGCTCCGTCCTGGAATACCTCGCCTTTCTGGGACACCACATCATACGCAGAGTCCGTGCATTCCAAAAGGTCAGGCTTTAAATCATGCATGTTGAGGTGATAGGAGGGACATCGGTTCCGAGTACAACCGAGGAATAAATTCTACGTGGAATCTGAAATTATATCACTTCTGCAGCTGCAAATGACCGTGAGGTGTGTCAGGCATTTCGCGGCCGCGCGGCATACGAAAATAGTCGGTCTCCGTGACGGCAAAGTTAGCTTTTCAACATGCGTATGAGCGAGAACGTCTTGAGTACGTCTCGTCAATGTGGCAGCGTGCACTAGACGTGAATGCTAAACAATGGTTTCATCGCGATTCACAAACACCGACTTACCCGTCGACACGAAGAAATGGCTTCGGCATATTCGGGACCTTGGCACATCTCACCATTGAGAACGAATCCCGGAGGACACGTGAGCATGGGATGTGGAACTGCAAACACCAAACAGGTGAATTTCGGTATGTTGTTTGTGTCTCACCAAGAAAGCTTTCTGTGCTGCCTACCTTCGGGTACTCCCTTCGCTGGTGCTTTCGCAGCCTGCAACGGTGCAGCAATTGGCTGGTCCGGAATGCCGAAAGCGCCTTGCTTATACAGCTGATGAAACGAAATTTGGCCAGTTACTCTCTGAGCCGACGCAAGGGCTAGaacgccgagaagaaacgcgcgatTGGACGAGGCCATCGTGTGAAACGAAGAACGAATCCCACCGGTACGGAACGCCCACAAATGAAAAATGATGTATTGCTCACGATCTATTTACAGTGAGGAAGTCGCATGTCTTATCAAAATAACAGTTGGTTAGAATGGAAAAAAATGTGATGAGATACGGGCGTTCCGTTCCCCACTTGAGTCGATCTATGCCTACCGGTATCGATGCTCGTTTGCCTGTGCCGCCTGACGAgctccgtcgccgtcgtcggTAATAACTTCCACACGACCTTTCTACTGTCGCGATCCTCTGCTCCAGTCGCTTCTTACTGTGATATGCATTCGCCGAGATGGTGCCGCTCATAAGCTCGCTGTCGAGTTCCCCTTCCGCGGAAATCTGGTGGCTCTCTGGTTTTCCCGGCCCTCGAACTGTTATTCACGGTTCTGTTTCTGATTGTACACCCAGAAAGCTTCAGGGGCGCGATACAAATGAGATAGCGTAGGAATGCAGCGTTTTCCGTGTTTGTCTCGATGCCCACTATCCCTTCACTCTATTTTAAACAAGAAGTTGTTTTCGCCTCGAGTCATCAGATCTTCTAGTCTGATTCTGTCGCTACATAGAGCGCTCGCCCTTCGCGGTGACCATGAGAAAAATGCTTTCAGCGCCGGATGGATGCCGCCCATTAGCCTGCCTTTTACGATACCCGCCCGCAGCAAATTATTTGTATGCTCAGGTTGGTGAAAAGCCCCTAACTAGAAATAGGTCACACTTCGCAACTATTGCTTTCCGGTTGCTCGCTCACCCTAACAAGGCAAATCTTGTTTCTTGACCACTGCCGTTTCATATCTGCGTGTGACGCCAAAAATCTCATGAATGGCAGCAGCTCATGAGCAAGCTGATTGAGAGTAGATTCAGCCCTACTGTCGAATTCAGAGTTTGTGCGACAGTAGGCGTCcacctgttttttctgcagcaCTAGTCTAACCTTGCCTTGATGAGGACAGATCCGTTGAGTGTTCGCACGCCTATGCTTGCTATCCTCATAACCCGGAAATGTATATGCTTCTGTACGATGTAaattgtatatatatgcgtatgtgtTTATTGTTTCCGTACACTGCCGACGCGAAATGTTGAAGGAATGGTTATTAACCGTGAATGTTTATCACAGAATTCGCGCCCCGCGAAACCGCCAATCGCGCTTTCAAATGGAACACGCCACGTTCCATTAGCGGTTAATCACTAACTCACCCGACCGTTACCTTAAGCGCTCGTGGCCCGGCTTCTTGTGCTTCTTACATTCGCTGGTAAGATTGTCCCAGTTTCCGAGAAGGTAGCAAGGTTTGCTGTATCTGTTATAGAATGACGTTTGTAGGCGAAAGAGATAAATGCTTAGGCTCCGCACGACGCAAGACTGATATCATTCCAACCGAACATCAGCGTGCAAACTCTCCTGGTAATGCAACGAAAGCTGATTCCAGTACGACAAATGATAAATTtaaacgaaaaggaaacatgGAAAGACCTACGGTACACGGCCATAAAGGAGCACTACAGACAATATGTGTGATTACTGATTATTTGGGTACCCGCCGAAAGGCACTGGTACGGTTCAATACTGACGGGCTGTTTCTTGCTGTTTAATACTCAAACTCTCTGGTTCGTTTTAATACTGACGTGCTGTTTCTTGCTGTTTAATACTCAAACTCTGTGGTTCGTTTCAGAAGAGCCTTAATCGGTGCCACTGCCTTTTCTCAGCTAGCAGCTTAGGGCAAGACACGGGCGGTTGTGCTTAATGCCTCCGGAGCATAGGTCACTAGATTTTCAAGACGTTCACCAAGCGTACGGCTGTCGACGTATCGAGTGATCATTTGAGATAGTTCTGTAAACGGCATACAGGCGGCTACACCGCCCCATCATGCACAAGGCACCAGCACGCAACGCtcgccgcttttctctccgacACAGCAAATCCGCTATTTACAAAAAACCCAACGGCAGCAACTAAACAACTGCCGTGCGTTTGACGATGCCACGGCAATGGAATACAGTAATCGTTACCTTGCGGTGGACAGTCGGTGCTATCAAGACACGGCTGGCCACATACGTTCACATGACAGATCGTTGCCGATGCGAATACAGGCTCTGTGAGGGCCCGTGCATCCCCGGTTGGCCCAAACTGAAGGGAAGCCCACCAACCGAAATAACACGAATACCTGAATCTATAAACTCCATTCTTGCTAAATATTGACAGCACAGCAGGAACCGACCCTCGACGCCACCCTCAGACGGCGGCAAAGACACAAAAAATCAACAGCAGAAGGTCTGTTTTTCGTTTATCCTGAGAGTGTTTGTTACACGAAAGTCTGCATTCTGCCGCCTGATCGGGCTTACACATAAGCAGATTGCTCCTGTCCCCACTCAGTGTTCTGGTCCTGTTCTCCCTCCACTCCCGACTTTGCGTTGGCATCCTCACCCCACTGCCCACTGTAATCCTGATCGGCGCTGGGACCGTTGTAGTTCGTACTAGTCTGAGTGAGATTTGTCCACACCCAGTTACCCTTTTCGTCGTAGTACCCGGCGTCATTTTGAGACCCGCCCTGGTTCGTCGAAACCCACTGGCCGTTCCCATCGTAGTACCCATCCTGGTTCGTCGAAATCCACTGGCCGTTCTCGTCATAGTATCCGCCCTGGTTCGTCGAAATCCACTGGCCGTTCTCGTCATAGTATCCGCCCTGGTTCGTCGAAATCCACTGGCCGTTCTCGTCATAGTATCCGCCCTGGTTCGTCGAAATCCACTGGCCGTTCTCGTCATAGTATCCGCCCTGGTTCGTCGAAATCCACTGGCCGTTCTCGTCATAGTATCCGCCCTGGTTCGTCGAAATCCACTGGCCGTTCTCGTCATAGTATCCGCCCTGGTTCGTCGAAACCCACTGGCCGTTCTCGTCATAATAGCCTTGCCACTGTTGCTGAGATGAAGCGTCAGCAAGTTGCGCGTTGGCTGCGGACTGACTCTCTGTCACTTCTGCAGAGCCAGTAGCCGCAGCGGCTTCCTGCTTTGTTTTGCTTGCGCCAGCATCAGCAGGCAacttcgtcgccgtcgagcTAAGGGAGGCAGCGAAATAAAAGCAATACAAACGCCCACAACAACAGGGTGACGGGTGACGCCGTTTAACCAGAACAGTCGACAACGGGACCGAAAGCGATACGTAACTCCCCAGCTCCATAAAGAAAGATGCCACCCGAAGAAGGATTTTCCTTCGCGACCGATAGACTCCGACCCAGGTCCTTTTGCTGCGCGTATGAAGGCAACCAGCATGCACCACACAGGCCTCGGCAACTCCGTAGCACATCGAGTGTGCTGGCTGGGGCTGCTCAGGCCCTCTCTCAAGCGAGTCACGTTTCCAGGGAACCGTGAAAAAACGAATGTCGCGACTTCGGAGGTCCCCCAAAGGCACTCACCGTTTCGGTCGGAAgtcgttctctgcctcaaGGCTTGATCGGGTAGGCTGACAGAGGAGCGAGCAGGGTACTCCGAGGCACCGCAAAAACTTGGCAGCCTTAGAGCTTTTTCGTGGACGGTGAGCGCGGCTCGATTTGTGGCTTTTCCGCGCCGGCGGGATCCACACATTGCCTGGATACTTCAAGAATGCGGAATGCTGTTCCAAGCGCCTCTGGACATCCGGCGTCGCTAACCGCTGAGCAAGAATGTCGctgggaggaagaggccTCGTCTGGTAAGTGTAATCCGACGGGCGTTCAAAGACGCAGCACTGACACCAATTCATCTGGCGTCGCGGGGCCGGCGTCGCGATTTCTACGACGAAAACACACAACAAACATGCCAACGACACAAATCAACACAAAGTGCACACTCTGAAGACACAGCTGAGAAAAACACAACTCAGGCTGACGCCACGCAAAAACACGGAGGTAGGGAAGGTGGACACGGAGGCAGGCCACCACCGGGTGCGAAAAGCGTGTTTCCCTACGCGAGGCTGGGACGCTGATGAGAGCTGCGCATGTGGCGGAGTCTCTCCGCGACACTTAGAAGAGCGACGTGAGTTTGCTCCGTCCTAGCCCGGTATTTTACCGAAGCAAATCCTAGAGCAACGCACTCGGAACGCGCTCCGTCGCGTAGGGCCAGCTCCAGAGCCTCGCTCGGGGGATCCGCTTCAGGCGTACCTTTCTTGATTGTGTGCTCCGTGGACGGCTCCATCACT of the Neospora caninum Liverpool complete genome, chromosome XII genome contains:
- a CDS encoding putative oocyst wall protein, which gives rise to MASSNRAFLLGVLALASAQRVTGQISFHQLYKQGAFGIPDQPIAAPLQAAKAPAKGVPEVPHPMLTCPPGFVLNGEMCQGPEYAEAISSCRRKGEVFQDGACVFMEELKPFARCPDGSQGDGKKCYAPRIGPPEPFCPDNYVISPDGKACIRDNVTKPQQVCPDGHMLKKGACFKETRYPAVPSCPAGYQLVTEGKLSCVALDQVPLEALCKDRGFVLQGGNCVKEATRPPAVTCPSKEYKEEDGMCIRRDTMPAVVDCQQGVPGKKGCVIVTEVPAVPTCKKDFVLENNICKRVESRPAVMNCPPGHKMKDGMCALAELLEPQFKCPEGTVMKDKHCIQAVFAPAEATCEKGAELINGQCVLTETRPPRMDCPKGQCTNELRGIPEMVCPPGAQLEGKHCLVFHAEPVEAVCRKGGHPPGPDGCRRIDTSEPVLVCPSGWKLFSGSCVKDEDAEYQTICPPGMVLTGKPAYSQQQCEGERRFKPELVCPKAFNIGGDGSCVQVEIHEPVPTCPPGHFISNGVCLSAPAQKHHFA